A part of Sparus aurata chromosome 19, fSpaAur1.1, whole genome shotgun sequence genomic DNA contains:
- the LOC115569978 gene encoding acetylcholine receptor subunit delta-like, with amino-acid sequence MFQRQSERHGLTTRTTHAATVKPQDDGGVTDQLYAEIKPAVDGANYIIKHMRNKNDYNQEKDNWSGITRTVDRLCLFLVTPVMTIGTIIIFLMGICNHPPHLPFKGDPHDYREENPRLL; translated from the exons ATGTTCCAGAGACAGTCGGAGAGACACGGACTGACGACGAGGACCACACACGCAGCCA CTGTGAAGCCGCAGGACGATGGAGGTGTGACGGATCAGCTGTACGCAGAGATCAAGCCGGCTGTGGACGGAGCGAACTACATCATCAAACACATGAGGAACAAGAACGACTACAACCAG GAGAAAGATAACTGGAGTGGGATCACTCGTACAGTGGACCGACTCTGTCTCTTCCTGGTTACCCCGGTGATGACCATCGgcaccatcatcatcttcctGATGGGAATCTGTAACCACCCTCCTCACCTGCCCTTCAAAGGAGACCCGCATGACTACAGAGAGGAGAACCCCCGCCTGCTGTGA